A portion of the Pectobacterium brasiliense genome contains these proteins:
- the tyrS gene encoding tyrosine--tRNA ligase: MASSNLIKQLQERGLIAQVTDEEALAERLAQGPIALYCGFDPTADSLHLGHLVPLLCLKRFQLSGHKPVALVGGATGLIGDPSFKATERKLNTAETVGEWVEKIRRQVSPFLDFDCGKNSAIAANNYDWFGGMNVLDFLRDIGKHFSVNQMISKEAVKQRLNRDDVGISFTEFSYNLLQGYDFASLNKQHDVELQIGGSDQWGNITSGIDLTRRMNQKQVYGLTVPLITKSDGTKFGKTEGGAIWLDASKTSPYKFYQFWVNTADADVYRFLKFFTFMSLEDIDALEEEDKNSGKAPRAQYVLAEEVTRMVHGEAGLEAARRITQSLFSGALQDMTQDDFAQLAQDGMPIIELENGADLQQALVSAELVPSRGQARTMISSNAVTINGEKQADPEYTFSDADRLFDRYTLLRRGKKHYCLICWKA; the protein is encoded by the coding sequence ATGGCGAGTAGTAACCTGATTAAACAATTGCAAGAGCGGGGCTTGATTGCCCAGGTGACGGATGAGGAAGCGTTAGCAGAGCGGCTGGCGCAAGGGCCAATTGCACTGTATTGCGGCTTTGATCCCACCGCCGACAGCTTGCATTTGGGGCATCTGGTGCCGCTGCTCTGCCTGAAACGCTTCCAGCTGTCTGGCCACAAGCCGGTGGCGCTGGTTGGCGGTGCCACGGGGCTGATCGGTGACCCAAGCTTTAAAGCCACAGAACGTAAGCTGAACACAGCTGAAACCGTGGGTGAGTGGGTAGAGAAGATTCGTCGTCAGGTTTCCCCATTCCTTGATTTTGACTGTGGTAAAAACAGCGCGATCGCGGCCAATAACTACGATTGGTTCGGCGGTATGAATGTGCTGGATTTCCTGCGTGATATCGGCAAGCACTTCTCCGTTAATCAGATGATTAGCAAAGAAGCCGTCAAACAGCGTTTAAACCGTGATGACGTCGGCATTTCGTTCACCGAGTTTTCCTACAACCTGTTGCAGGGGTACGACTTTGCCTCGCTGAACAAGCAGCATGATGTCGAGCTGCAAATCGGTGGTTCTGACCAGTGGGGCAACATCACGTCAGGTATCGATTTGACGCGCCGCATGAACCAGAAACAGGTTTACGGTTTGACTGTGCCGTTGATCACCAAGTCAGATGGGACGAAATTCGGTAAAACGGAAGGCGGCGCGATCTGGCTGGATGCCAGCAAGACCAGCCCTTACAAATTCTACCAGTTCTGGGTCAACACGGCGGATGCCGATGTGTACCGCTTCCTGAAATTCTTCACGTTCATGAGCCTCGAAGATATCGATGCGCTGGAAGAAGAAGACAAAAACAGTGGCAAAGCTCCACGCGCGCAGTACGTGCTGGCGGAAGAAGTGACCCGTATGGTTCACGGCGAAGCAGGTCTGGAAGCGGCTCGTCGTATTACACAAAGCCTGTTCTCTGGCGCATTGCAGGATATGACGCAGGACGACTTTGCGCAGCTGGCGCAGGATGGTATGCCGATTATCGAACTGGAAAACGGTGCGGATTTGCAACAGGCATTGGTCAGCGCTGAGTTAGTGCCGTCACGCGGTCAGGCTCGTACGATGATCTCTTCGAATGCGGTCACCATTAACGGCGAAAAACAGGCTGACCCTGAATATACCTTCAGCGATGCCGACCGTCTGTTTGATCGCTACACCTTGCTGCGTCGCGGCAAAAAGCACTACTGCCTGATCTGCTGGAAAGCATAA
- the anmK gene encoding anhydro-N-acetylmuramic acid kinase — protein sequence MRSGRYIGVMSGTSLDGVDVVLAAIDEHTVAQQASYCHPIPQDIKMAILGMCQGQAVTLSALGQLDTRLGILFAEAVLTLLKETALGAQDITAIGCHGQTVWHEPTGDAPCTLQIGDNNRVAALTGITTVGDFRRRDLAYGGQGAPLVPSFHHALLLHPVERRIVLNIGGIANLSLLVPGAPVRGYDTGPGNMLLDAWIWRHCAQPYDKDAAWAMSGQVNPLLLRRMLTDPYFALRAPKSTGREYFNLGWLERMLAGLPPIAPQDVQATLVELTAVSIAEQVMLVGGCERLLVCGGGARNPLIMARLSALLPGIEVSTTDECGVSGDDMEALAFAWLASRTLSGLPGNLPSVTGASQETVLGAIYPGNAD from the coding sequence ATGAGATCAGGCAGATATATTGGCGTAATGTCCGGCACCAGCCTTGATGGTGTGGATGTTGTGCTAGCCGCGATTGACGAACATACGGTTGCTCAGCAGGCCAGCTACTGTCACCCGATACCGCAGGACATCAAAATGGCCATCCTGGGGATGTGTCAGGGGCAGGCGGTGACGCTGTCGGCGCTGGGACAGCTGGATACGCGTCTGGGCATCTTGTTTGCCGAAGCGGTGCTGACGCTGCTTAAAGAGACGGCGCTGGGAGCGCAGGATATTACTGCGATTGGCTGCCACGGGCAGACGGTCTGGCATGAACCCACGGGCGATGCGCCTTGCACGTTGCAGATCGGCGATAATAACCGCGTTGCCGCCTTGACTGGCATCACGACCGTAGGGGATTTTCGCCGCCGTGATTTGGCGTATGGCGGGCAGGGCGCTCCGCTGGTGCCATCGTTCCATCATGCGTTGCTGTTGCATCCTGTCGAACGACGTATCGTGCTCAACATCGGAGGCATCGCCAATCTGTCGCTGTTGGTACCGGGAGCGCCCGTGCGTGGCTACGACACCGGTCCCGGAAATATGCTGTTGGATGCCTGGATCTGGCGGCACTGTGCGCAGCCGTATGATAAAGACGCCGCGTGGGCGATGAGTGGTCAGGTGAATCCGCTATTGCTACGCCGGATGCTGACCGATCCTTATTTTGCGTTGCGAGCGCCCAAAAGCACCGGGCGTGAGTATTTCAATCTGGGCTGGCTGGAAAGAATGCTGGCTGGCTTACCGCCGATAGCGCCGCAGGACGTTCAGGCGACGCTGGTTGAGTTAACGGCGGTGAGCATTGCTGAACAGGTGATGTTGGTCGGTGGGTGCGAACGCTTGCTGGTTTGTGGCGGTGGCGCGCGTAATCCGCTCATTATGGCGCGTCTTTCGGCACTGCTGCCGGGTATCGAAGTCAGCACGACGGATGAGTGCGGCGTGAGCGGCGATGATATGGAAGCGCTGGCATTTGCCTGGCTGGCGTCACGCACGCTATCAGGGCTACCGGGCAATCTGCCGTCTGTCACGGGAGCGAGCCAGGAAACGGTATTAGGCGCGATTTATCCGGGCAACGCGGATTAA
- a CDS encoding DUF1289 domain-containing protein, whose product MPEQLELFVVPNPCRGICQADEGGYCRGCFRSRNERFSWGQMSDAQKQDVLRLCRQRMKRSQRSEKSETPAESRQPSLF is encoded by the coding sequence GTGCCAGAGCAACTTGAACTCTTTGTTGTCCCTAATCCATGCCGTGGTATTTGTCAGGCGGATGAAGGCGGATATTGTCGCGGTTGCTTTCGCAGTCGTAATGAGCGCTTTAGTTGGGGCCAAATGAGTGATGCGCAGAAACAGGATGTGCTGCGTTTGTGTCGGCAGAGAATGAAACGTTCACAGCGTTCAGAGAAGTCCGAAACACCAGCAGAGTCCCGTCAGCCATCGTTGTTCTAA
- the slyA gene encoding transcriptional regulator SlyA, whose translation MELPLGSDLARLVRVWRALVDHRLKPLELTQTHWVTLHNIYHLPPGQSQIQLAKAIGIEQPSLVRTLDQLEEKGLITRHVCAHDRRAKRIMLTESAEPIIQAVNGVISHTRSEVLFGITPEQVDELALLVSRLEKNILALHENQA comes from the coding sequence ATGGAATTGCCATTAGGATCTGATTTAGCCCGTCTGGTGCGCGTATGGCGTGCGCTGGTCGATCATCGATTAAAACCACTTGAACTGACTCAGACGCATTGGGTCACGTTGCATAACATATACCATCTACCCCCTGGGCAGTCGCAGATTCAACTTGCCAAAGCGATAGGTATTGAGCAACCCTCATTAGTCCGAACACTGGATCAGCTTGAGGAAAAAGGGTTAATCACTCGCCACGTTTGCGCGCACGATCGTCGGGCAAAACGTATTATGCTGACCGAATCAGCAGAGCCAATCATACAAGCAGTCAATGGTGTAATTAGCCATACACGTAGTGAAGTCTTATTTGGTATTACGCCGGAGCAGGTTGATGAATTAGCGCTGCTGGTTTCGCGTCTTGAGAAAAATATATTGGCATTACATGAGAATCAAGCGTAG
- the cfa gene encoding cyclopropane fatty acyl phospholipid synthase translates to MGTPYVKNRHNHTSPWFSIMQEILATADVTINGTRPSDIHVTNPNFFKRVLQEGSLGLGESYMDGWWECERLDMFFHRVIRAGLENALPRRLHDLTRVALSRVTNLQSRRRARAVGKAHYDLGNDLFMLMLDPYMQYSCAYWKQAQTLEQAQEAKLAMICEKLQLKSGMTLLDIGCGWGGLAEFAARRYGVSVYGITISREQQRLAQQRCHDLDVTIALQDYRDLNQPFDRIVSIGMFEHVGPRNYGTYFRMAKRCLKPDGLFLLHTIGANKTNPHIDPWIHKYIFPNGCIPSIQHIAQASEPYMVMEDWHNFGSDYDRTLMAWQARFQQSWPQLSTRYSARFRRMFSYYLNACAGTFRARDLQLWQIVFSINGIEGGLRISR, encoded by the coding sequence ATGGGTACACCCTATGTAAAAAACCGGCATAACCATACCTCCCCCTGGTTTAGCATTATGCAGGAAATACTGGCTACAGCAGATGTCACCATTAACGGTACCCGCCCTTCTGACATCCACGTGACCAACCCCAACTTTTTTAAACGCGTCTTGCAGGAAGGTTCGCTGGGATTAGGTGAAAGCTATATGGACGGGTGGTGGGAGTGCGAGCGACTGGATATGTTTTTCCATCGCGTTATCCGCGCAGGGCTAGAGAATGCATTACCTCGCCGTCTGCACGACCTGACGCGGGTCGCCCTCTCTCGCGTTACGAATTTACAATCCCGTCGACGTGCTCGCGCTGTCGGTAAAGCGCACTACGATTTAGGTAATGACCTCTTTATGCTGATGCTGGATCCTTACATGCAATATTCCTGTGCCTATTGGAAGCAAGCACAAACGCTGGAACAGGCGCAGGAAGCTAAACTGGCCATGATCTGCGAAAAGCTTCAGCTAAAATCAGGAATGACATTACTGGATATTGGCTGCGGCTGGGGTGGGCTTGCTGAGTTCGCCGCGCGTCGCTACGGCGTTTCCGTTTACGGCATCACCATCTCCAGAGAACAGCAGAGGCTGGCACAGCAGCGCTGTCACGATCTGGACGTCACCATTGCACTACAAGACTACCGAGATTTGAACCAGCCATTTGATCGGATCGTTTCTATTGGGATGTTTGAACACGTCGGCCCGCGTAACTATGGCACTTACTTTCGTATGGCTAAACGTTGTCTTAAGCCCGATGGACTGTTCTTGCTGCATACTATAGGAGCCAATAAGACCAACCCGCACATTGATCCCTGGATTCATAAATACATCTTCCCCAATGGCTGTATTCCTTCCATACAGCATATCGCGCAGGCGAGTGAACCTTACATGGTGATGGAAGACTGGCATAATTTCGGCTCCGATTACGATCGCACATTAATGGCGTGGCAAGCACGCTTTCAGCAAAGCTGGCCACAGCTTTCCACGCGCTACTCCGCCCGCTTTCGCAGGATGTTCAGCTACTATCTTAACGCTTGCGCGGGGACATTCAGAGCAAGGGATCTTCAGCTCTGGCAGATCGTATTCAGCATCAATGGGATTGAGGGAGGACTACGTATTTCACGTTGA
- a CDS encoding glycine zipper 2TM domain-containing protein yields MMKRLLVVTLAGITLAGCANTSTLSGDVYSASEAKQVQTVTYGTIVSMRPVQIQAGEDSNVIGALGGAVLGGFLGNTIGGGSGRSLATAAGAVAGGVAGQSATGAMNRTQGVELEIRRDDGSTIMVVQKQGDTKFSAGQRVAMASNGRSITVSPR; encoded by the coding sequence ATGATGAAGCGTTTGCTTGTGGTTACCCTTGCCGGTATCACGCTGGCTGGTTGTGCTAATACCAGTACGCTTTCAGGTGATGTGTACAGCGCATCCGAAGCTAAACAGGTGCAGACCGTGACCTACGGTACGATTGTTTCTATGCGCCCGGTTCAAATTCAGGCGGGAGAAGACTCTAACGTGATCGGCGCGCTCGGCGGTGCTGTGTTGGGTGGTTTCCTGGGTAACACTATCGGTGGCGGTTCCGGCCGTAGCCTGGCGACAGCCGCTGGCGCAGTAGCCGGTGGTGTAGCGGGTCAAAGTGCTACGGGTGCGATGAACCGCACACAGGGCGTAGAATTGGAAATTCGTCGTGATGATGGCAGTACCATCATGGTGGTACAGAAACAAGGCGATACGAAATTCAGCGCAGGTCAACGCGTTGCTATGGCTAGCAATGGCCGCAGTATTACCGTTTCCCCACGGTAA
- the rnt gene encoding ribonuclease T produces MADKSDLNALSGRFRGFYPVVIDVETAGFNAKTDALLEVAAVTLKMDQDGWLQPDETLHFHVEPFEGAILEPAALAFNGIDPTNPLRGAVSEYDALHEIFKVVRKGIKDQGCNRAIIVAHNATFDHSFMAAAAERCSLKRNPFHPFATFDTAALSGLVLGQTVLAKACITAGIAFDSSQAHSALYDTNQTALLFCELVNRWKRLGGWPIALEENSLEGASTED; encoded by the coding sequence ATGGCTGATAAAAGTGATCTGAACGCCCTGAGCGGCCGTTTTCGTGGGTTTTACCCGGTAGTGATTGATGTTGAAACCGCCGGATTTAATGCGAAAACCGATGCCTTGCTGGAAGTTGCGGCGGTAACATTAAAAATGGATCAAGACGGTTGGTTACAGCCAGATGAAACGCTACATTTTCATGTCGAACCTTTTGAAGGCGCGATTCTGGAGCCCGCCGCACTAGCGTTTAACGGCATTGACCCCACCAACCCGCTGCGTGGCGCGGTGAGCGAATATGATGCGTTGCATGAAATTTTCAAAGTCGTGCGTAAAGGCATTAAAGATCAGGGCTGCAACCGCGCGATTATTGTGGCGCATAATGCCACATTCGATCATAGCTTTATGGCCGCGGCAGCCGAGCGCTGTAGCCTGAAACGTAATCCCTTCCACCCTTTTGCCACTTTCGATACTGCAGCACTTAGCGGGCTGGTGTTAGGCCAAACGGTCCTTGCTAAAGCTTGTATTACCGCCGGTATTGCGTTTGATTCCAGTCAGGCGCACTCCGCGCTGTATGACACCAACCAGACGGCACTGCTATTCTGTGAGTTGGTTAACCGCTGGAAACGTCTGGGCGGATGGCCGATTGCACTGGAAGAAAATTCGCTGGAAGGCGCGTCAACCGAAGACTGA
- the purR gene encoding HTH-type transcriptional repressor PurR gives MATIKDVAKRAGVSTTTVSHVINKTRFVAEETKAAVRAAIKELHYSPSAVARSLKVNHTKSIGLLATSSEAPYFAEIIEAVENSCYAKGYTLVLCNSHNDIGKQRAYLSMLAQKRVDGLLVMCAEYPPELLSMLEDYRSIPMVVMDWGQMHSDFTDTIIDNAFEGGYMAGRYLIERGHRDIGAIPGTQERNTGSGRYLGFLKALKEADITVRDEWVVRGDFEPESGYKAMHQILAQKQRPTAVFCGGDIMAMGAICAADELGLRVPQDISVIGYDNVRHARFFTPALTTIHQPKERLGQSAFAMLLDRITSKREDAHVIEVHPTLIERRSVADGPYLDYRR, from the coding sequence ATGGCAACGATTAAAGATGTGGCAAAACGTGCTGGCGTTTCCACCACAACCGTATCGCACGTGATCAATAAAACACGTTTCGTCGCCGAAGAGACTAAGGCAGCCGTCAGGGCGGCAATCAAAGAATTGCACTATTCGCCCAGCGCCGTCGCGCGCAGCCTCAAAGTTAATCACACTAAATCTATCGGTTTGCTGGCCACGTCCAGCGAAGCCCCCTATTTCGCCGAGATCATTGAGGCCGTAGAAAACAGCTGCTATGCCAAAGGCTATACGCTGGTGCTGTGTAATTCGCATAACGACATTGGTAAACAGCGCGCCTATCTTTCCATGCTGGCGCAAAAACGCGTCGATGGCCTGTTGGTAATGTGCGCTGAATACCCACCAGAGCTGCTGTCGATGTTGGAAGATTATCGCAGCATTCCGATGGTCGTTATGGACTGGGGACAGATGCACAGCGATTTTACCGATACCATTATCGATAACGCCTTTGAAGGCGGTTATATGGCAGGTCGCTACCTGATTGAACGCGGCCATCGGGATATCGGTGCCATCCCCGGCACTCAAGAACGCAACACTGGCAGCGGACGCTACCTCGGCTTTTTGAAAGCGCTGAAGGAAGCTGACATCACCGTACGCGACGAATGGGTGGTTCGAGGCGATTTCGAACCGGAATCCGGCTATAAAGCTATGCATCAGATCCTCGCACAGAAACAGCGGCCAACGGCCGTATTCTGCGGTGGCGATATCATGGCGATGGGTGCTATTTGTGCGGCTGACGAACTGGGTCTGCGCGTGCCGCAGGATATTTCGGTGATCGGTTATGACAACGTGCGCCACGCGCGTTTCTTTACGCCAGCACTGACCACCATCCACCAGCCAAAAGAGCGTCTGGGCCAGTCAGCTTTCGCAATGCTGCTGGATCGCATTACCAGTAAGCGGGAAGATGCACACGTCATTGAAGTGCACCCGACGTTGATTGAACGCCGCTCGGTTGCAGACGGCCCCTATCTCGACTATCGCCGCTAG
- a CDS encoding C40 family peptidase: MRLFITLFILFFSNLSLNVVQAAPHTPHSAPKKSAVVETNKKNRQTKGNAKSPTPIKSKKPEPTAVSNKTKSRTASKVTEKKPSRTQSSTPALVKKNLKKLKPEEEKQTTAQARVKTGLKKTALKGKADKNPAPTEKGMALSAAHKKRYQHAKTTAMNKLMSQIGKPYHWGGSSPFTGFDCSGLVYYAYKDVVKIQIPRTANEMYHLRDAAPIKKSELESGDLVFFRINNRGAADHVGVYLGEGKFIQSPRTGSDIRISKLSEDYWQEHYVGARRVVTPQTIR; the protein is encoded by the coding sequence ATGCGCTTATTTATTACCCTTTTTATATTATTTTTCAGTAATCTATCCCTGAACGTGGTTCAGGCTGCGCCGCATACCCCGCATTCTGCGCCGAAGAAAAGCGCCGTGGTAGAAACGAATAAGAAAAACCGCCAAACAAAGGGTAATGCTAAATCACCGACGCCGATCAAAAGCAAAAAACCAGAACCTACCGCAGTCAGCAATAAAACCAAATCCCGCACCGCGAGCAAAGTGACAGAAAAAAAACCGTCACGGACGCAAAGCAGCACGCCAGCGCTAGTGAAAAAAAATCTTAAAAAGCTGAAGCCTGAAGAAGAGAAACAAACTACCGCACAAGCCAGAGTCAAAACCGGACTGAAGAAGACCGCACTCAAGGGGAAAGCGGATAAAAATCCAGCGCCGACAGAAAAAGGAATGGCGCTAAGCGCAGCGCATAAAAAACGCTATCAGCATGCCAAAACAACCGCAATGAATAAGTTGATGAGCCAGATAGGCAAGCCTTACCACTGGGGCGGTTCGTCTCCTTTTACCGGGTTCGACTGTAGCGGGCTGGTCTATTACGCCTACAAAGATGTCGTTAAGATCCAAATTCCACGTACCGCAAACGAAATGTATCACCTCCGTGACGCCGCTCCGATTAAAAAGAGCGAGCTGGAAAGTGGCGATCTGGTCTTCTTCCGCATCAATAATCGTGGCGCAGCCGATCACGTCGGGGTTTATCTGGGGGAAGGGAAATTTATTCAGTCGCCGCGTACAGGCTCAGATATTCGTATCAGCAAGCTGAGTGAAGATTATTGGCAGGAACACTACGTTGGCGCACGTCGCGTGGTGACGCCGCAGACGATTCGTTAA
- the gloA gene encoding lactoylglutathione lyase gives MRLLHTMLRVGDLQRSIDFYTQILGMRVLRTSENTEYKYTLAFVGYTEESEGAVIELTYNWGVDSYDLGNAYGHIALGVDDVAATCERIRKAGGNVTREAGPVKGGTTVIAFIEDPDGYKIELIENAHAGNGIGH, from the coding sequence ATGCGCTTACTTCATACCATGCTGCGTGTTGGCGATTTACAACGTTCTATCGATTTCTATACCCAAATCCTGGGCATGCGCGTGTTGCGCACCAGTGAGAATACCGAATACAAATACACGTTGGCTTTCGTCGGTTATACCGAAGAGAGCGAAGGCGCAGTTATCGAACTGACCTACAACTGGGGCGTCGACAGCTATGATTTGGGCAACGCCTATGGCCATATCGCGCTGGGCGTTGACGATGTTGCCGCAACCTGTGAGCGTATCCGCAAAGCGGGTGGCAATGTAACGCGCGAAGCGGGCCCGGTCAAAGGCGGCACAACCGTGATCGCGTTCATCGAAGATCCAGACGGTTATAAAATCGAATTGATCGAAAACGCCCACGCCGGTAACGGTATCGGTCACTAA
- a CDS encoding YnhF family membrane protein has translation MDTDLKMSLLTTVGSLAVIIAFSFIAVLN, from the coding sequence ATGGATACAGATCTGAAGATGTCTTTACTGACAACTGTTGGCTCGCTGGCTGTGATCATCGCATTTAGTTTTATTGCGGTGCTGAACTAA
- a CDS encoding Grx4 family monothiol glutaredoxin yields MTTPTIEKIQRQIAENPILLYMKGSPKLPSCGFSAQTVQALSACGERFAYVDILQNPDIRAELPKYANWPTFPQLWVDGELIGGCDIVVEMFQRGELQPLIKETADKYKAQQADQE; encoded by the coding sequence ATGACGACACCGACAATTGAAAAAATTCAGCGCCAAATTGCTGAAAACCCGATTCTGCTGTACATGAAAGGCTCCCCGAAATTGCCAAGCTGCGGCTTTTCCGCACAGACTGTTCAGGCGTTGTCTGCCTGTGGCGAACGTTTTGCGTATGTTGATATTTTGCAGAACCCAGACATTCGTGCTGAGCTGCCTAAATACGCGAACTGGCCGACATTCCCACAGCTGTGGGTTGACGGTGAGCTGATTGGCGGTTGTGATATCGTGGTTGAAATGTTTCAGCGCGGTGAACTGCAACCACTGATCAAAGAAACGGCAGACAAATACAAAGCGCAGCAGGCCGATCAAGAGTAA
- the pdxH gene encoding pyridoxamine 5'-phosphate oxidase, with protein sequence MTQERFPSDSSPLIQPADIADIRREYTRGGLRRSDLPANPLDLFERWLKQACDAKLADPTAMSVATVDEHGQPYQRIVLLKHYDEKGMVFYTNMGSRKAHHLENNPRVSLLFPWHMLERQVMVLGRVEKLPALEVLKYFHSRPKDSQIGAWVSKQSSRISARGVLESKFLELKQKFQNGEVPLPSFWGGFRVVIDSVEFWQGGEHRLHDRFFYQRQDEGWQIDRLAP encoded by the coding sequence ATGACTCAGGAACGCTTCCCTTCTGACAGTTCTCCTCTTATTCAACCCGCCGATATTGCTGACATCCGCCGTGAATACACGCGTGGCGGGCTTCGACGTAGCGATCTTCCCGCGAACCCGCTGGATTTATTTGAACGCTGGCTAAAGCAGGCCTGCGACGCAAAACTGGCCGATCCCACCGCGATGTCCGTTGCGACCGTGGATGAGCACGGGCAACCTTACCAGCGTATCGTTCTGCTGAAACACTATGATGAGAAAGGCATGGTGTTTTATACCAATATGGGCAGCCGCAAAGCCCATCATCTGGAAAATAATCCACGTGTCAGCCTGCTGTTCCCTTGGCATATGCTGGAGCGGCAGGTCATGGTGCTGGGACGCGTAGAGAAGCTGCCGGCGCTTGAGGTGCTGAAATATTTCCACAGCCGCCCGAAAGACAGCCAGATTGGCGCGTGGGTCTCTAAGCAGTCCAGCCGGATTTCAGCGCGTGGCGTGCTGGAAAGCAAATTTTTGGAATTGAAGCAAAAATTCCAAAATGGCGAGGTGCCTTTGCCGAGCTTCTGGGGTGGCTTCCGCGTTGTTATCGATTCTGTCGAGTTTTGGCAGGGCGGTGAACACCGCTTGCACGATCGATTTTTCTACCAGCGGCAGGACGAAGGCTGGCAGATCGATCGTTTAGCGCCTTAA
- a CDS encoding MliC family protein → MKRLLTGTALILLSGCSYFGHKQTVETLHYQCGTMPLTVTLQQGGEATPQVSFLLDGERLTLPQVVSASGVKYSNDTYTFWSKGDRAFIQRGERVIVDDCVLAPM, encoded by the coding sequence ATGAAACGATTGCTGACAGGGACAGCGCTGATTCTGCTGAGCGGATGCAGCTATTTTGGTCATAAACAGACGGTGGAAACGCTGCATTATCAATGCGGGACAATGCCGCTAACCGTGACGTTACAGCAGGGCGGTGAAGCGACTCCGCAGGTGAGTTTCCTGCTGGACGGTGAACGTCTCACGCTCCCTCAAGTGGTGTCTGCTTCTGGCGTCAAATACAGTAATGACACCTACACATTCTGGAGCAAAGGCGATCGTGCATTTATCCAACGGGGTGAACGGGTTATCGTAGATGACTGCGTATTGGCACCGATGTAA